The Streptococcaceae bacterium ESL0729 genome has a segment encoding these proteins:
- the ffh gene encoding signal recognition particle protein — translation MAFENLTERMQNVFKGLRGKRKLTEDDIAQVTKEIRLALLEADVALPVVKSFVRQIRTRAQGVEVSEALDPAQQVLKIVDDELTEILGGGESELQKSPKIPTIIMMAGLQGAGKTTFAGKLANRLKTEENARPLMIAADIYRPAAIEQLKVLGSQIDVPVFEEGTEVSPVEIVRHGLDLARTNKNDYVLIDTAGRLEIDDRLMNELEEIKELAQPTEILLVVDSMTGQVAAQVAKTFNDRLDITGVILTKLDGDTRGGAALSIREITGKPIKFASTGEKLTDVEVFYPDRMSSRILGMGDLLTLIEKAQKDFDEEKSLELAKKMKENTFDFNDFIEQLDQVTNMGPLDEILKMIPGMNQVPGLSDVKVDPKEIARKRAMVLSMTPEERENPDILSPSRRRRIAAGSGNTFVEVNKLIKQFNQSKQMMQGIMNGDMNAMMSQMGMGGNQMPNMKGMPKNMAGMPDMSELEGMMGQGSMPDMSQLFGGGIKGKMGKMAMNAAMKRAQKKMKKGRKKK, via the coding sequence ATGGCATTTGAAAATTTAACAGAACGCATGCAGAATGTCTTTAAGGGACTACGCGGCAAAAGAAAACTAACCGAGGACGATATTGCTCAGGTTACCAAGGAAATCCGCCTGGCCCTCCTTGAAGCCGACGTTGCCCTACCGGTCGTAAAAAGCTTTGTAAGGCAAATTCGCACCCGAGCCCAAGGCGTTGAGGTCAGTGAGGCCCTAGATCCAGCCCAACAAGTCCTAAAGATTGTCGATGACGAATTGACTGAAATCTTAGGTGGTGGAGAGTCAGAGCTTCAGAAGTCTCCAAAAATTCCAACCATCATCATGATGGCAGGTCTTCAAGGGGCTGGTAAAACAACCTTTGCCGGGAAACTTGCCAACCGCTTAAAAACTGAAGAAAACGCAAGACCCTTAATGATTGCAGCGGATATCTACCGTCCAGCAGCCATTGAACAACTTAAGGTTTTAGGTTCTCAAATTGATGTCCCAGTCTTTGAAGAGGGGACAGAGGTTAGTCCAGTTGAGATTGTAAGACACGGTCTCGACCTTGCTCGCACCAACAAGAATGACTATGTCCTGATTGATACGGCAGGTCGCCTTGAGATTGATGACCGCCTCATGAATGAGCTTGAAGAAATTAAAGAGCTTGCTCAGCCAACGGAAATCCTTTTGGTTGTCGATTCAATGACAGGTCAAGTTGCAGCCCAAGTGGCTAAAACCTTCAATGACCGCCTTGATATTACAGGGGTTATTCTTACAAAACTTGATGGTGATACCCGCGGAGGAGCAGCCCTTTCCATTCGTGAGATTACTGGAAAGCCAATCAAGTTTGCAAGTACTGGGGAAAAATTAACTGACGTTGAAGTCTTTTATCCAGACCGCATGAGTAGCCGGATTCTTGGGATGGGTGACCTTCTAACACTGATTGAGAAAGCCCAAAAGGACTTTGATGAAGAAAAGAGCCTTGAACTGGCCAAGAAGATGAAGGAGAATACCTTTGACTTTAATGATTTCATTGAACAGCTTGACCAGGTGACCAACATGGGCCCACTTGATGAAATCCTTAAGATGATTCCAGGAATGAACCAGGTTCCAGGTCTTTCTGATGTTAAGGTTGACCCTAAGGAAATCGCTAGAAAACGTGCCATGGTACTTTCAATGACTCCTGAGGAGCGTGAGAATCCAGACATCCTAAGTCCAAGCCGCAGGCGTCGGATTGCAGCAGGAAGTGGAAATACTTTTGTTGAAGTTAATAAATTAATCAAGCAATTCAACCAGTCTAAGCAGATGATGCAGGGTATCATGAATGGCGACATGAATGCCATGATGAGCCAGATGGGCATGGGTGGTAATCAGATGCCAAACATGAAGGGCATGCCTAAAAATATGGCTGGCATGCCCGACATGTCTGAACTTGAAGGAATGATGGGTCAAGGAAGTATGCCTGACATGTCTCAACT
- a CDS encoding putative DNA-binding protein, whose amino-acid sequence MEIEKTNRMNSLFEFYAALLTEKQMNYIELYYADNYSLAEIAEEYNISRQAVYDNIKRTEKVLEGYEQKLHLYSNYIVRGQLIDELLEEYRGDDHLKEKLQELQLIDEE is encoded by the coding sequence TTGGAAATCGAAAAAACCAACCGAATGAATTCCCTCTTTGAATTCTACGCAGCTCTTTTGACTGAAAAACAGATGAACTACATTGAGCTTTACTATGCTGATAATTATTCCCTAGCAGAGATTGCAGAGGAGTATAACATCAGCCGCCAGGCTGTCTATGATAATATTAAGAGGACTGAGAAGGTTCTTGAAGGCTATGAGCAAAAGCTTCACCTTTATTCTAACTACATCGTTCGGGGTCAACTGATTGATGAACTTTTAGAGGAGTATAGAGGCGATGACCATCTGAAGGAAAAACTTCAAGAGCTTCAACTCATTGATGAAGAGTAA